A region of the Pricia mediterranea genome:
GCCGCTTTTCTTATAGTTTCTTTGGCTGTCTCCGCGGCATTTTTCCCATTTACGCTTTTGGTGTCTTTTTTATTCTCCACCGCTTCCGAGTCGTCTTGTTCGTTCAGAACATCTGCATCCCCGTCCCTCTCCGCCGATGGTGTCCCATCATTTCTTTTTGGCGTTTCGGAATCATTTTCCTTTTTTTTATCGACACTTTCTTGTCCCAGCTTGTCAAAATCTTTCTCAAAAGAACGTTTTCCGAATATCTTCTCCAGGTCTTCTTTAAATATGACTTCCTTATCAAGCAATCTTTCGGCAAGAATAGTGAGTTTGTCCTTGTGTTCAGTGAGCACGTCGATAGCTCTTTTGTACTGCTCCTCAATGATTTTCGATATTTCTTCATCGATTTTACGCGCGGTGTCCTCACTGTAGGGTTTTGAGAAGCCGTAGGAATCCTGTCCCGAGGAGTCGTAATAGGTCAAGTTGCCAATTTCTTCATTGAGCCCGTATATGGTCACCATGGCTCGCGCCTGTTTGGTCACTTTTTCCAGATCGCTCAGGGCGCCTGTCGAGATTTTATCAAAGACAACTTTTTCCGCGGCCCTACCTCCCATGGTAGCGCACATTTCGTCCAGCATCTGTTCTGGCCGAACGATTAGCCGTTCTTCCGGCAGGTACCATGCCGCACCTAGGGATTGACCGCGGGGTACAATGGTTACCTTGACGAGTGGCGCCGCATGCTCCAGCATCCAACTGACCGTAGCGTGACCGGCCTCGTGAAAGGCAATGGTCTCTTTCTCGCCGGGAGTAATAATTTTGTTCTTTTTCTCGAGTCCGCCAACAATCCGATCCACCGCATCCAAGAAATCCTGTTTAGTTACCGCTTTGCGTTCCTTTCGAGCGGCGATGAGTGCGGCTTCATTACAAACGTTGGCAATGTCGGCACCGGAAAATCCGGGGGTCTGTCTCGCCAAGAACTCCATATCCAAAGTCTCCGCGGTCTTTATGGGCCTGAGATGCACCTCAAAGATTTCTTTGCGCTCCCTGACGTCGGGTAGGTCAACGTATATCTGTCGATCAAAACGTCCGGCCCGCATCAATGCCTTGTCCAGCACGTCGGCGCGGTTGGTGGCTGCCAATACGATAACATTGGTATTCGTCCCAAACCCGTCCATCTCGGTCAAGAGTTGGTTCAACGTGTTTTCACGTTCGTCGTTCGAACCGGTCATGTTGTTCTTGCCACGGGCGCGACCGATAGCATCGATTTCGTCGATAAAGATAATCGCAGGCGCCTTGTCCTTGGCCTGTTTAAAAAGATCACGGACCCTCGAGGCTCCCACCCCGACGAACATTTCTACAAAATCAGATCCGGAGAGAGAGAAGAAAGGCACTTTTGCCTCCCCAGCCACTGCTTTCGCCAGCAAGGTCTTACCCGTTCCCGGAGGACCCACCAATAAGGCTCCTTTTGGGATTTTACCCCCGAGGGAGGTGTATTTGTCCGGATTTTTCAGGAATTCTACAATTTCCTCGACTTCCTCCTTGGCCCCTTCAAGTCCCGCTACATCCTTGAACGACGTACGGGTATCCGTTTTTTCGTCAAAGAGTTTGGCCTTTGATTTGCCGATATTGAAAATTTGTCCTCCGGCTCCGCCACCGCCACCGCCGGACATCCTGCGCATCAAATAGATCCAGATTCCGATGATCAGCACGAAGGGCAGGATACCCAACAACAAATCCATAAAATAATTATTGTCGGTATCGAATTCTACGATGGTGTCGAGGTTATTCTCCTTCTTTAGTTCAGTAATCTCGTTCTGGAATATCTGCAAGTCCCCATAATCCAGAACATACTGTGGTACGGCTCCCGTCGATGGTAGGAAAGGTTTGTCGTTGACATCGCTGTGAACATCTTTGGCGAGGGCCTCATCGGTCAAAAAAACCTTTGCCTGCCGGGTATTGGTAATGATGAGAATTTTGGCAATGTCACCATTTCTCAAATATTCCTGGACTTCCGAGGTGGTCGTTTTTTTCGTGGTGCTTAGATTACCACTTCCTAAAAATTGAAACCCGATCAAAAGTACCGCGATCAGTCCATAAATCCACCACGAACTGAATTTTGGTTTCTTCGGGTTAGTTGTATTTGTATCTTTCTTAGCCATTATTTTTTTTTACTGGTTCAAACTACGTTCCACCTCGGTCACTTTGGCATCTCCCCAAAGCCCCTCGATGTCGTAATATTCCCTAATCTGTTTTTGGAAAACATGGACCACGACGTTCACATAGTCCATTAAGATCCATTCGGCATTATCCTCCCCTTCAACGTGCCAGGGCTTGTCACCAATGGTGTTGCCGACGATCTTTCGAATAGAGCTTACGATGGCGTTCACATGTGTATTCGAAGTACCGTTACATATAATGAAGTAGTCGCAAACGGTATTTTCAATATCCCTGAGATCGAGTAGTTTGACCTGGTGTCCTTTTACTTCCTCGATTCCCTCCAGAATTAATGCTATCAATTCATCTGCACCGGCGTTACTTTTCTGCATTCAATAGTTTTAATGACCCGCTCGGGTTCAATTTCTGCAAAGTTATTGTTTTTTTGTTCTTTAGCCGTTGTTTTGCATAATAGATTCAAACACGACCGAGCATGCATATTATCAAACTTGATGCCACGGATTCGACCAATGCCTTTATCCGTCGGTCGCTCTTGTCAAAGGGCCTGGCCGATTACACGGTGGTAGCGGCAAGACGACAAGAGCGGGGCAGGGGGCAGATGGGTACCAAGTGGCTGTCGGAGGCGGGCAAAAACCTTACTTTTAGTGTGTTTAGAAAGAATCTGGACCTGCCGGTCCGCAAGGGCTTCGTTTTGAACCTTTGCGTTTCCCTTTCTCTATATAACGC
Encoded here:
- the ftsH gene encoding ATP-dependent zinc metalloprotease FtsH, yielding MAKKDTNTTNPKKPKFSSWWIYGLIAVLLIGFQFLGSGNLSTTKKTTTSEVQEYLRNGDIAKILIITNTRQAKVFLTDEALAKDVHSDVNDKPFLPSTGAVPQYVLDYGDLQIFQNEITELKKENNLDTIVEFDTDNNYFMDLLLGILPFVLIIGIWIYLMRRMSGGGGGGAGGQIFNIGKSKAKLFDEKTDTRTSFKDVAGLEGAKEEVEEIVEFLKNPDKYTSLGGKIPKGALLVGPPGTGKTLLAKAVAGEAKVPFFSLSGSDFVEMFVGVGASRVRDLFKQAKDKAPAIIFIDEIDAIGRARGKNNMTGSNDERENTLNQLLTEMDGFGTNTNVIVLAATNRADVLDKALMRAGRFDRQIYVDLPDVRERKEIFEVHLRPIKTAETLDMEFLARQTPGFSGADIANVCNEAALIAARKERKAVTKQDFLDAVDRIVGGLEKKNKIITPGEKETIAFHEAGHATVSWMLEHAAPLVKVTIVPRGQSLGAAWYLPEERLIVRPEQMLDEMCATMGGRAAEKVVFDKISTGALSDLEKVTKQARAMVTIYGLNEEIGNLTYYDSSGQDSYGFSKPYSEDTARKIDEEISKIIEEQYKRAIDVLTEHKDKLTILAERLLDKEVIFKEDLEKIFGKRSFEKDFDKLGQESVDKKKENDSETPKRNDGTPSAERDGDADVLNEQDDSEAVENKKDTKSVNGKNAAETAKETIRKAAKENKT
- the rsfS gene encoding ribosome silencing factor; the protein is MQKSNAGADELIALILEGIEEVKGHQVKLLDLRDIENTVCDYFIICNGTSNTHVNAIVSSIRKIVGNTIGDKPWHVEGEDNAEWILMDYVNVVVHVFQKQIREYYDIEGLWGDAKVTEVERSLNQ